The following nucleotide sequence is from Plasmodium sp. gorilla clade G2 genome assembly, chromosome: 11.
TAGATGAGGAAGAGGAAGGAATGCATGaacaagaaaaattaaaaaaggataatataaatgtagataataatataaattcttgTCATGATATTCACACTGATGAAGAAGTACAAGcatatgatgatgaaaacGATGAGAAATTATCTTTAAGCCAAATTACAGATAATGGTGCTATGAATGTAAATGTGGATATATTCTTACATTACTATTTTAAAAAGAGGAAATATGATTTGTTCaacaattttataaatataaaccgAAATCATATgtgtaatttaaaaaatatataaatatatatatatacatatatatattacatatatgtgatatatatttttttttttttttttttttttttttcttttcttgcAGATACATATAAGGACATTAATCTGTTTTATTCAAATGAAGATCAAAAAGTGAACAACATTAATTATGGAGAATATCTAAACAGTGATGATGACTGTTCAAGTTCTTATGATTATAACaagagaaaaaagaaaaaacaccTGAAatgattaaataaataaataaatatatatatatatatatataatgaatatattaaaatatttttcattttatatttttttttgtatatttttttttttttgtatatttttttttgttttaataatataagcaAATATgctattttaaaaaaatattatgaaatttTAAGAAACAAATGAATGATACTGTTTCAATGATTATAtgtttgtttttaaaaaacaagataaaacatttaagagtgcacatatatacatatatatatattatatgtatgtctattgaattttatttatgtgcttaattaataatgaataaaatgggtaaaacaaaaataaaaaaaataaataaatattaaacaaaacagagaaaaataacaaattaaaaaatatatacatatatatattccatgtgcaccatttaataattaaaattggcaaatttttattttaattaaataaataataataataataaaacaaatgttCTTTTTAAAGAGTAATCTTTTGGTATATAAAATGGGATAGTGGTTGAGAAGGATTTTTCTAAAATATTCTAACAAATGAataacaacatatatatatatatatattaatatacatattttttttttttttcatgtatATAACTGATTATccctatttttattttttattttttatttttttttttttattttttctttaattttgtatatttccTTTTAGTAGTCTACCCACTTTTTTGGGTACTTTAGAATTTCTAGTGTTTCATATTCTCttgaatatttttcaattttatatttatattggaAATCACATTTTAAAGGTAATGAGGAGAAGACGTTATCAATTTTTTCATGTTCATCTGATAGATAGTCTGAGAGTTGTTCATCAAAGACTTcatcttttataaaattcgTAGAAGAATAATTTTCaagttttttttgtttttttttacgtctataaattttaaatttatttaattcaatACCAAATTTGGTACCTCTATCATATAACAAATTGAATTCTACATATCTTCCTCTACAAATTCTTTGCCATTTTaacatattatcatcatatttaaaattaacaGTTTCAAGTAGAATATGTAGATATGCTTTtctaaaatttataatacattcttgaataaaaaaatatatcatacgATAACTTTTAtccataatattattacaactATAACATTTACAatctttcatattattattgttgagAGTTGagtcatttatattttttttatttagatCTTTTAATTTACCACTCCTTacaacttttttatttttaataacattattcaataaattatcaaaaaaaatccCTCCAATACCTCTATTTATATTTCGATGTTTAATtcgaaaatataaatcacaccatattttaaaatgtctataaaataaatgattatatttatcacacactaatttaaaagaattatgaAATTCAGTAAATAAATCtgcaaaaatataacaaGGGCTTAAATCACAACCTCCACCAAACCAGTGTTTAAtacttttataattattatcaattttgttttttacaaaattgttattattattatt
It contains:
- a CDS encoding coproporphyrinogen-III oxidase, translating into MKDEIAPNEYFRNLWENLLKSEQNNICSLIESLDNKKFQEDVWYRKSGKNKNLGGGITRILEDGNIFEKCSVNYSCIFGAIDKESAKQMCVNHYNKEFINTTKICHSDDINILISRVLNSHNIRIINEKYKFYASGISIIAHPVNPNVPTVHMNFRFFQIFIKTGKKKKKFNNPNNNNNNNSNSNNNNNSSSNNNNNNNFVKNKIDNNYKSIKHWFGGGCDLSPCYIFADLFTEFHNSFKLVCDKYNHLFYRHFKIWCDLYFRIKHRNINRGIGGIFFDNLLNNVIKNKKVVRSGKLKDLNKKNINDSTLNNNNMKDCKCYSCNNIMDKSYRMIYFFIQECIINFRKAYLHILLETVNFKYDDNMLKWQRICRGRYVEFNLLYDRGTKFGIELNKFKIYRRKKKQKKLENYSSTNFIKDEVFDEQLSDYLSDEHEKIDNVFSSLPLKCDFQYKYKIEKYSREYETLEILKYPKKWVDY